The Spiroplasma citri genome has a segment encoding these proteins:
- a CDS encoding phage distal tail protein domain-containing protein, whose product MYNLPFRTFKISNSKDNLINLCDLDNIIILSFNGLNINFDNNYLNIDNNFILNNCKHFLNQINFKLLFIGPNPYGKFNDFINKLNINLDNKSSPFLLFYSFWINEKTKLEYYCEVIIKSIIKTELNNNNDLEVDFILEQLTNWKKEEDKLFEIKPNKTSGKRYNEHNNKYYFKLNRIKYTNQYNEKIKISNNSYLASDTLITINGPTKDPYLKLENINSKVISELKINAEINENEKIIIDSRLKTQSIIKVDLKTEKSYNIYQYQDFKYTNFIQIPPGNYHILYSSNLSKDKQVGNINIKKFEEYILI is encoded by the coding sequence ATGTATAATTTACCATTTAGAACTTTTAAAATTAGTAATAGTAAAGATAATTTAATTAATTTATGTGATTTAGATAATATCATTATTTTATCATTTAATGGATTAAATATTAATTTTGATAATAATTATTTAAACATCGATAATAATTTTATTTTAAATAATTGTAAGCATTTTTTAAATCAAATAAATTTTAAATTATTATTTATAGGCCCAAATCCCTATGGTAAATTTAATGATTTTATTAATAAATTAAATATTAATTTAGATAATAAATCTTCCCCCTTTTTATTATTTTATAGTTTTTGAATAAATGAAAAAACAAAATTGGAATATTATTGTGAAGTAATTATTAAAAGTATCATTAAAACAGAATTAAATAATAATAATGATTTAGAGGTTGATTTTATTTTAGAACAATTAACTAACTGAAAAAAAGAAGAAGATAAATTATTTGAAATTAAACCAAATAAAACAAGCGGAAAAAGATACAATGAACATAATAACAAATATTATTTTAAGTTAAATCGCATTAAATATACCAATCAATATAATGAAAAAATTAAAATTAGTAATAATAGTTATTTAGCATCAGATACTCTAATAACAATCAATGGTCCCACAAAAGACCCATATTTAAAATTAGAAAATATTAATAGTAAAGTAATAAGTGAACTTAAAATTAATGCTGAAATAAATGAAAATGAAAAAATAATAATAGATAGTAGATTAAAAACTCAAAGCATTATAAAAGTTGATTTAAAAACCGAAAAATCATACAACATATATCAATATCAAGATTTTAAATATACTAATTTTATTCAAATTCCACCAGGAAACTATCATATTTTATATTCTTCTAACCTTTCAAAAGACAAACAAGTTGGAAATATTAATATTAAAAAATTTGAAGAATATATTTTAATTTAG
- a CDS encoding Mbov_0401 family ICE element transposase-like protein has protein sequence MDINSIINGKNFFNEIYNDLEKYAIREIAYRLEKWDDFIFQNYQEDDNFKDFRVKEIRTKTLITLKEKIKFKRRRYCWTNPKTGKTEYVFILDIILGIKKWQRMGNDVKERILSFLSKDKKYCDISGTLEKAGISLMSISNTIKNATTNDKYYINKTNIKINVPHTLYIQIDGTYIKMWNQNEKIKKHILLSTVHTGYDQIKSTEKRPVIANKLGVYEMDNIPNYITKKTKLRPFVVKLILLIINNYNIQNDTEIMILGDGANWIKGVKKDIADRFPNNKVHYTIDKFHLKSRFEKLFPFQSKNAEIKEIFNKAVDYFYNGKYEELLQCLKDSKPFIPESKLDYFNKTKKLIKNNEEGIKNQTLWNNIGCHAEGDISHIKGRFVKKATYNEKTLKNKMNAIMQEYTNKIDIFNQLEQPPENISILYNNFNKTQQQNLYLY, from the coding sequence ATGGATATTAATAGTATTATTAATGGAAAAAACTTTTTTAATGAAATATATAACGATTTAGAAAAATATGCTATTAGAGAAATTGCATATAGATTAGAAAAATGAGATGATTTTATTTTTCAAAATTATCAAGAAGATGATAATTTTAAAGATTTTAGAGTAAAAGAAATTAGAACAAAAACATTAATTACTTTAAAGGAAAAAATAAAATTTAAAAGAAGAAGATATTGTTGAACTAATCCAAAGACGGGAAAAACAGAGTATGTTTTTATTTTAGATATAATTTTAGGAATTAAAAAATGACAAAGAATGGGAAATGATGTCAAAGAAAGAATATTGTCATTTTTGAGTAAAGATAAAAAATATTGCGACATTTCTGGTACATTAGAAAAAGCAGGAATCAGTTTAATGTCAATTTCAAATACTATAAAAAATGCAACAACAAACGACAAATATTATATTAATAAAACAAATATTAAAATAAATGTCCCTCATACTTTATATATTCAAATTGATGGTACTTATATAAAAATGTGGAACCAAAATGAAAAAATAAAAAAACACATCCTATTGTCTACCGTTCATACTGGCTATGATCAAATAAAATCAACTGAAAAAAGACCAGTAATTGCAAATAAGTTGGGCGTTTATGAAATGGATAATATTCCAAATTATATTACTAAAAAAACAAAATTAAGACCTTTTGTTGTTAAATTAATACTTTTAATTATAAATAATTATAATATTCAAAATGATACTGAAATTATGATTTTAGGTGATGGAGCAAATTGAATTAAAGGTGTTAAAAAAGATATTGCAGATCGCTTTCCTAATAACAAAGTTCATTATACAATAGATAAATTTCATCTTAAAAGCAGATTTGAAAAGTTATTTCCTTTTCAAAGCAAAAACGCAGAAATTAAAGAAATTTTTAATAAAGCTGTTGATTATTTTTATAATGGAAAATATGAGGAATTATTACAGTGTTTAAAAGATAGCAAACCATTTATTCCTGAATCTAAATTAGATTATTTTAATAAAACAAAAAAACTAATTAAAAATAATGAAGAGGGTATTAAAAATCAGACATTGTGAAATAATATTGGTTGTCATGCTGAAGGCGATATATCACATATTAAAGGAAGATTTGTTAAAAAAGCAACTTATAATGAAAAAACCTTAAAAAACAAAATGAACGCTATTATGCAGGAATATACAAATAAAATTGATATTTTTAATCAATTAGAACAACCACCAGAAAATATTAGTATTTTATATAATAATTTTAATAAAACTCAACAACAAAATTTATATCTTTATTAA
- a CDS encoding lipoprotein — MKKRLSFLGAITLLGTSTTSLVACNNIPQYNEDELQQLKQENQICTNCKEIKEKLEWIAPQEKPFNTVDNKYYYVVWRGDKNEEWKITKFQNNNKNNINYEIDIQNRVNFVSSLMNVKDLFITDSPSRVKSTKYWNDDNGTYFKAVYRWNGGEENLPDLIIDNNGNVKVNGE, encoded by the coding sequence ATGAAAAAAAGATTAAGTTTTTTAGGAGCAATTACATTACTAGGTACAAGCACAACAAGTCTAGTTGCTTGTAATAATATACCACAATATAACGAAGATGAATTACAACAACTAAAACAAGAAAACCAAATATGTACAAATTGCAAAGAAATAAAAGAAAAATTAGAATGAATAGCACCACAAGAAAAGCCATTTAATACAGTTGATAATAAATATTATTATGTAGTATGGCGTGGTGATAAAAACGAAGAATGAAAAATTACAAAATTTCAAAATAACAATAAAAATAACATAAACTATGAAATTGATATACAAAATAGGGTAAATTTTGTATCTTCATTAATGAATGTGAAAGATCTTTTTATTACTGATTCACCTTCAAGAGTAAAGTCAACAAAATATTGGAATGATGATAATGGAACTTATTTTAAAGCAGTTTATCGTTGAAATGGTGGAGAAGAAAATCTACCTGATTTAATAATTGATAATAATGGTAATGTAAAAGTTAATGGTGAATAA
- a CDS encoding coiled-coil domain-containing protein — translation MGVGSSTKSHWNDEIIAIREDKKEIINKLKNNTLNVEIVKQIQELIKEISELTKEINDEKIIFDEAVRLYPQHAQQLLQVPDYKLMIDYLDELSNIVFEINKAQQEAEEKARQKARDELLKLEIKKDKNIYQGNRTKLIILGVDFEKGSLFYKDNCIVENYKIFLDIYTPQLSTFNAYNYYNLNVEIEDIVCILNNENQLYIGIITHIEKNKDENLYTFTTKNIESIFDFKIYNIYKNKSWYIFLTLIKIIYNNLPFIKLNKKINDENNNNPKFFEENEEKEFNCYQFINKIFKITNIFLKFNIDLKNFILNCDVCKDGQEDIKLNNYKVKDNIKCITNIEIEELNQKSINRIDFYQKNNSNRYTRANLLKNNTISYDEKNNNLQNNLIKNKIYELEEKDFTLENIITISNQEFKLSEYSHLIKFDITKDNNILNLNNLQLRDKFTLLFNKKEYNSILSGIILESNKNTITLIFGQVRLWSKF, via the coding sequence ATGGGTGTAGGAAGTTCAACAAAAAGCCACTGAAATGACGAAATAATTGCAATTAGAGAAGATAAAAAAGAAATTATTAATAAATTAAAAAACAATACTTTAAATGTAGAAATTGTAAAACAAATCCAAGAATTAATAAAAGAAATATCAGAATTAACAAAAGAAATTAATGACGAAAAAATTATTTTTGATGAAGCTGTAAGATTATATCCTCAACATGCCCAACAATTATTACAAGTGCCTGATTATAAATTAATGATTGATTATCTTGATGAATTATCTAATATTGTGTTTGAAATTAATAAAGCACAACAAGAAGCAGAAGAAAAAGCAAGACAAAAAGCAAGAGATGAATTATTAAAATTAGAAATTAAAAAAGATAAAAATATTTATCAAGGTAATAGAACTAAATTAATTATATTAGGAGTTGATTTTGAAAAAGGATCTTTATTTTATAAAGATAATTGTATTGTTGAAAATTATAAGATATTTTTAGATATTTATACCCCGCAACTATCAACTTTTAATGCTTATAATTATTATAATCTTAATGTTGAAATTGAAGACATTGTTTGTATTTTGAATAACGAAAATCAATTATATATCGGAATTATTACTCATATTGAAAAAAACAAAGATGAAAATTTATATACCTTTACTACTAAAAATATTGAATCTATTTTTGATTTTAAAATTTACAACATATATAAAAATAAAAGTTGATATATTTTTCTTACTTTAATAAAAATTATTTATAACAATCTTCCCTTTATTAAACTTAATAAAAAAATTAATGATGAAAATAATAATAATCCTAAATTTTTTGAAGAAAATGAAGAAAAAGAATTTAATTGTTATCAATTTATTAACAAAATATTTAAAATAACAAATATATTTTTAAAATTTAATATTGATTTAAAAAATTTTATTTTAAATTGTGATGTTTGCAAAGATGGACAAGAAGATATCAAATTAAATAATTATAAAGTAAAAGATAATATTAAATGTATTACAAATATAGAAATTGAAGAATTAAACCAAAAAAGTATCAACAGAATTGATTTTTACCAAAAAAACAACTCAAACAGATACACAAGAGCAAACTTATTAAAAAATAATACAATCTCTTATGATGAAAAAAACAATAATTTACAAAATAATTTAATTAAAAATAAAATTTATGAATTAGAAGAAAAAGACTTTACCTTAGAAAATATTATAACTATTAGCAATCAAGAATTTAAGTTAAGTGAATACTCACACCTCATAAAATTTGATATCACAAAAGATAACAATATTTTAAATTTAAACAATTTACAACTAAGAGATAAATTTACCCTATTATTTAACAAAAAAGAATATAACAGCATTTTATCTGGGATAATTTTAGAAAGCAATAAAAACACAATTACCCTAATATTCGGCCAAGTAAGGTTATGAAGTAAGTTTTAA
- a CDS encoding Panacea domain-containing protein, with protein sequence MKCKGIKIEDFLYLLLDENYKIQKKLEINNEEIFGMTNLQIQKLMYFIEGLFMAKFNKKIIKEKYKAWTYGPVLEELYFLLRKNGKSYIEKDNLENFNEIKIHEIEKKFTNEELEFIERVFIYFSKYSAFELVSLSHIEGPWKETKNNEEINNDKMLYYFQEKLNQIEQLI encoded by the coding sequence ATGAAATGCAAAGGAATTAAAATTGAAGATTTTTTATATTTACTATTAGATGAAAACTATAAAATTCAAAAAAAATTAGAAATTAATAATGAAGAAATTTTTGGAATGACAAATTTGCAAATACAAAAATTAATGTATTTTATAGAAGGTTTATTTATGGCTAAATTTAATAAAAAAATAATAAAAGAAAAATATAAAGCATGAACATATGGCCCAGTTTTAGAAGAATTGTATTTTTTACTAAGAAAAAATGGAAAATCATACATAGAAAAAGATAATCTTGAAAATTTTAACGAAATAAAAATACACGAAATTGAAAAAAAATTTACCAATGAAGAATTAGAATTTATTGAAAGAGTTTTTATATATTTTAGTAAATATAGTGCTTTTGAATTAGTTTCTTTATCACATATAGAAGGTCCATGAAAAGAAACAAAAAATAATGAAGAAATTAATAATGATAAAATGTTATATTATTTTCAAGAAAAATTAAACCAAATTGAACAATTAATTTAA